From a single Helicoverpa armigera isolate CAAS_96S chromosome 7, ASM3070526v1, whole genome shotgun sequence genomic region:
- the LOC126056557 gene encoding uncharacterized protein LOC126056557 gives MDRCMNCTIALGRSNSIGRKVLEDEAILTVIRQWRASQPVTSENVVCQACWDLAQDVVLGRRAIDAPTQVGHSSVCLRCGRSLLARRFNHLLRNDSARESAIYNVIREWILPQTVDEASRICHSCWILADRAAVHMSTGPSTSSQSNPPPAQSSVGVSVGQLDENHDNILHEPENVSIQPEQNQGNDDVHEPSVELHSPSAPIVEPVQQHPEPTIVLPDYMRAVETERRCFIEGCQRTERYRVPLATRKMLLNEHKYYVPQNNRLCDIHLVIEAWDFLDSLRSNYLQTFTARHIQDMFTLKETPKERFLNFENIDNMDDHVVHTWIGFTKVQFRQLFDEVPQLIEIRNSSSVLAAYLIKLRSGDSNERLATLFKTSKKTLAKWLCQARDILTEHFVPRHLGLEHITREQIKERNLAIPSALFEGDSRPIAIFDGTYCYIEKALIIYIKKHTVCINIGT, from the exons ATGGATCGCTGTATGAATTGTACGATTGCGCTTGGTCGCAGTAATTCTATTGGAAGAAAAGTCTTGGAGGATGAGGCGATTTTAACAGTTATTCGTCAGTGGCGTGCATCTCAGCCT GTAACCAGTGAGAACGTTGTATGCCAAGCATGTTGGGACTTGGCCCAAGATGTGGTTCTTGGAAGACGTGCGATTGATGCACCAACCCAAGTTGGCCATTCAAGCGTATGTCTCCGCTGTGGTCGTTCACTCTTAGCCCGGCGGTTCAACCACCTTCTTCGTAATGATTCTGCTCGTGAATCTGCGATATATAATGTGATTAGAGAGTGGATTCTACCACAAACG gtGGACGAGGCAAGTCGTATATGCCATTCCTGTTGGATATTAGCAGACAGAGCTGCTGTTCATATGAGTACAGGTCCTTCGACTTCCTCACAAAGTAACCCACCGCCAGCCCAATCATCAGTTGGTGTTTCTGTTGGACAATTGGATGAAAATCATGACAACATTCTACACGAACCTGAGAATGTTTCCATTCAACCAGAACAAAACCAAGGTAATGATGATGTGCATGAACCCTCAGTGGAACTACATTCACCAAGTGCCCCAATTGTGGAACCAGTACAACAGCACCCTGAACCAACAATTGTATTGCCAGATTATATGCGGGCAGTTGAAACAGAGCGACGGTGCTTCATAGAAGGTTGCCAGAGAACTGAACGATATAGAGTTCCTCTAGCAACGAGAAAAATGTTGCTTAATgagcataaatattatgtaccacAAAATAATCGACTTTGTGATATACATTTAGTAATTGAGGCATGGGACTTCCTTGATAGTTTAAGgagtaattatttacaaacatttactgCAAGACATATCCAAGATATGTTTACACTAAAAGAAACCCCAAAAGAAaggtttttgaattttgaaaatattgataatatgGACGACCATGTTGTGCATACCTGGATCGGGTTTACTAAAGTTCAGTTCCGTCAATTATTTGATGAGGTTCCACAATTGATAGAAATTCGTAATAGTTCTTCAGTTTTAGCAGCCTATCTTATCAAATTAAGAAGTGGGGACTCAAATGAAAGATtagcaacattatttaaaacatctaaGAAAACTTTAGCCAAGTGGCTGTGTCAAGCCCGTGACATATTAACTGAACATTTTGTGCCTCGGCACTTAGGTTTAGAACACATCACTAgagaacaaataaaagaaaggaACTTAGCCATTCCTAGTGCTTTATTTGAAGGAGATTCTAGGCCCATCGCTATATTTGATGGAACTTACTGTTATATTGAAAAAGctctaattatttatatcaaaaaacaTACAGTTTGCATAAATATAGGAACTTAA